TAAGGTGCATTAGCATGAGCCCCATTTGCCGTTTGGCTAAATAACCAGTTTTTACGCTTATGTGGACGTTCACATAAGCGTAAAAACTGGATGTTCTCAACGTCAGTCAATGGCGCGCATGCCAGTGCGAATTTATACAGTTTAGTGATGACCTGTCGCGCGAACGATATCAGTCCATATTACTACTTCAGACACTTGTTTACCGAGTTACCCAAGCGTCTTCCTACCAATGATTTAACCGATTTAATACCGTGGAATGTGGATCTGAGCAATTTGGATTAACGTTTCACTGCTTGGTTTTACGCTTACTATGATACACAGGTATAAAGGATCGCATACGTATTCATGTTAACGGTTTGTTGAAAATAACTTCGCAACATCGCATATTCTTATAACTTAATCGTTTAAGAGGTTTCCTATATGAAAAGCTTTACAATAATATTACTAGTTTTAGGGTTGTGTGCCTGCACTAATATAAGTAAAAAAACTAAGGCAACGAATATTTCTTCTAATTATGTTCCTCAAGAGTATGTAAAGTTAACGCACCCACAGTGGAGTAGGAACGCAAGTTTATATCAAATTAATACGCGGCAGTTCACCCCTGAAGGAACATTTAAAGCCGCGGAGCATCAATTACCACGATTAAAAGAGCTTGGCGTCGATATTCTTTGGTTAATGCCAATTCATCCAATTGGCGAAGAAAACAGAAAAGGTTCCTTGGGCAGCCCTTACTCAGTAAAAGACTATTACGGAGTAAATCCTGAATTTGGTACCTTAGAGGACTTAAAAAGCTTTGTTAATGCTGCTCACGAATTAGGTATGTACGTTATTTTAGATTGGGTAGCGAATCATAGTGCTTGGGATAATGAATTAAGATATAAGCATCCAAATTGGTATACAAAAAATTCGCAAGGCAATTTTCAACCTACGCCTTGGTGGGATTGGTCAGACATAATAGACTTTGATTATAACGTACCTGAAATGCGTGAATACATGACCGATGCAATGAAGTATTGGGTCAAAGAAGCAAACATTGATGGTTATCGATGTGATGTAGCAGGTTTTGTTCCTATAGATTTTTGGGAAAACGTTAGAGCGGAGCTAGACGCTATCAAGCCCGTTTTTATGTTAGCAGAATGGGAAATGCGTGATTTACATGCTCAAGCTTTTGATGCTACTTATGCATGGTCTTGGCAGGAAGCTATTCATGATATTTTAAGTGGTCACGCTGATTTAAATAGATTGTTTATATACTATTCATGGAATGAGGGAGCGTATCCGAAAAATAGCTATCGGATGACGTATGTTTCAAATCACGATGCTAATTCATGGGAAGGAACCGTGTTTGAGCGTTATGGTAGTGAAGAAAAAGTAGCAACAGCTATTGTATTGTCTATTGTCGGTGAAGGTATGCCATTAATTTATAATGGACTTGAAGCAGGGAATAGTAAGCGACTTGAATTTTTTGAAAAAGATCCTATCGAATGGAAAGAACATAAATTTAAGCCATTGATTCAGAAGCTCTTAGCTTTGCAGAAACAAAATAGTGCGTTGTGGCATGGTAAATATGGCGCGACAATGGAGCGTATTTATAACACTAATCCGACTGAGGTGTTTAGTTTTATCCGCGAAAATACCAAAGACAAAGTGTTTGTTGTGATTAATTTTTCTGATAAAGATCATGATATTCAATTTATGGGGCCACAAACAGCTGGAGTATATACAGAGCTATTTAGCAAACAAAAGGCAACGCTTACTGAAGACACAAGCCTTAAGTTGGCGCCTTGGGAGTATAGAGTTTATGTTCAGTAATATTTAAAGGCTAAGCGGCTATTTAAGGTTTTTAAATTAAGATAATCATGTGAGTAGCATATATATTTGTTACAAATATATTTAGTTATTTGCATGAGCATCAATATATCACAATTAAAAATTACCTTACTCGTTCTTTGGTGGGGAGTATTTTGCTTATATTTACCAAAAATAAATTCAACTCAGTGGGTGAGTGAGTGCAAATTAACACAAGTGTTTTGACCGATTTATAATACTTATATTCAGCCAAACCTGATCGAAACATTAATAAAGCCCAGATTTAAACGAGAACAATTGAAATCAACATAATTCCTCCAAACTATCAGAAAACACCAAACTAGATAAAACGCCTAACGCCCAAAGCAGCGCGCTGCGATAGCAGTCCGCGGCTCGGTCGCCACAGACTGAAAGCCTCAAATTATCGATTATTAAGATCGCTTTCATTTGCCGAATGGGAAAGGGCTAGTTATATAGCCAAAATTTTAATCAGTGGTTTATAAACTATCTTTTTCCAAATGAATACAACAATTTGGCAGAATTGGCTTCAGCAATGCCAGCAAACAATTCGATGGGACTGGGCTTACCAAACAAATACCCCTGAAAATATTGGCAATCATGATCCAACAAAAATTGCAATTGCTCTTCGGTTTCAACACCTTCAGCCAACACTCTCAATCCCAACTTTTGAGCCAGAGTAATAATAATCTCTGTAATCACTGCATCATTTTTATCTGAAGGTATATCTCTTACAAAGGATTGATCGATTTTGAGTTCAGTTAATGGGAAACGTTTAAGATAATTGAGAGAAGAATAGCCTGTACCAAAATCATCGATCGAAAATCGAACCCCGCGCTTATTCAGTTCATTCATTTTGAAAATGATATCTTCAACATGCTCGGCCAACAAACTTTCTGTTAACTCCAAAATAATCAGACTAGGATTAGCGCCATTGTCATCAATTATAGTTAACACCCTTTCGACAAAATTGCTGGCTAAAACCTGATTCACACTGACATTCACCGACAGTGTAAGGTGCTTTAGGGCTGAATTTTGCTCCCACTCACACAATATTTCACAGGTTCTGCGCAATACCCACTCTCCAATAGGAATAATCAAGTCAGTTTGCTCAGCCAAGGGGATAAATTCGTTGGGCATAACTAAGCCTAGTACTGGATGCTGCCAACGGATCAATACTTCGCCACCACAAAGCTTGCCAAGTGCGTCCATTTGAGGTTGGCAGAAAAGTATGAACTCGTCATTTACGAGCCCATCTCGTAAATCTTTTGCCAGCTCAACCCTCTTTTCTACCTTGAACTGCATAGCTGGCTCAAATAAACTTAAAGTATTCTTGCCATTTTCCTTGGCATGGTACATTGCTAAATCAGCTTGCTTAAGTAGCTCATCCTGCTGTTTATTTCGCTGGCCAAACATAGTGATCCCGATACTGGGGGTAGTGAGTAACGTTTGGTCAGCAAATACAAATGGCTTACTTAACAATTCTATTATTTTTTTTCCGATTGACTCAGCCATATGCGAGGCAGAGTGTTTTTCTGAAGTCAGATAATCCAAAACAACTACAAACTCATCGCCACCTAAACGTGCGACGAAATCACAGTCTCGAGCTGCCGTAAGTAGACGTTTAGAAACTAATTTCAAGAGTTCATCACCAACATCATGTCCTTTGGTGTCGTTGATGATTTTAAAATTATCTAGGTCAATAAGAAGTAACGCGCCAAACTGTTTACTATTTCCATATCTTGCAAGTACACTCTTGAGATGTTCCATCAAAAAGGTTCTGTTAGCTAGGCCTGTTAGCACATCGTGGAACGCTAATCGATAAATGCGATCTTCAGATTCTTTACGCTCAGTTAGATCCATATTGGCGCCAGAAAAGCGTAAGGCTGTGCCATCGGAGTCCCTGAGAACCACCCCTCTGGAAAGTACAGGCAAATAATCACCGGATTTGGTTTGCAATCTGAATTCGGCCTCAAAACTAGAAGGCCCAAAAGGAAGCATCAACTCGGCTACTCTATTCATGATTTTTTTTAAGTCATCTGGATGAAGCAATTTGAAAAGCAAATCCTCTGTGGCTTCTAGCTCATTAGGTTCTCTTCCTATCATCTGCCACCATCGTGAAGATAAATAGACATTGTGCTGACAAATGTCCCAATCCCAAGCCGCATCATTGGTACCCTGCAAAATAAGATTCAAACGCTCCTCAGAGCTCTTAAGAGCATTTTCTGCATTTTTTACTGACGTTATATCAATAAAGCAGGTAATAACTTCAGATATCTCGCCACACTCATCAAAACTAGGAAATGCGTTACATAATACCCATGCACTATCATGTGAAATAGGTCTGTAAACCTTAAGAATCATCCCCCATAAGCCTTCCTTGCTTTTGAATACACGATTAACAGGATAATCATCTACAGCTAGGGTGTAGCCATCCGGATGGGCGAAATGCCATGCAGGGTCAAGAGCATCTTTACCTTGCATCTGAGCTCTGCTGAGGCCGAGAATGTCTGAGGCCATTTTATTAGAAAAAAGAATTTCCGACTGAGAACCATGAACCACTATCCCTACGGGAATATACTCAATCAGGTTATTCAGAAGATTATTTTTCATACCAACAAATTATTAAAATTATTTGTTTACAGTATTGATGCACATTAACTGATAATGCAAATTTTTAAATCAATTAAGTTCCGCTTTACTGTATTGTTAATAAATTCACAATCTAAATAAAACTGGCGTGAACTGCGATCAACCGTAAGCGTCTGGGCAGCTACACCTATCGTTTAAAATTCCAAGGTAACAAGCTGTCGATATCCGGTGCTGGTTTGCACAGTTCATTAAGGCAAGCCATTTACCTTTGCGGTTTCCACAATGCTGTAAAGTGTTGCACTAGTATAAGCACCATTTGCCGTGTGGCTAAATAACCTATTTTTCGGCCTATCACAAACGGTTTTACCGCTCGCTCTGCACGATTATTATCAATACTTAGTCTGCCATCATTAACATAACGAATGAGCTTGTCTCATTGATTAGCCAAGTAATTAGCTGCCTCTATCAGCTTAGTATTACCCACCAAATTTAGCTGATGCTGTTCAAGCCAAGTTTTTAACTTGATAAGAATAGGCAGGCTAGCCTCTTGTCTGGCGATGTACTTTTCATCAGTACTTTTATCTTTAACGCGTGACTTAACTGCGTACAGTTTTTGGATAAGGCTTAATACCACATCGGCTTTGCCGGTTTTATTCAGTTTCCCTTGGTAATCACACTAATACAGTTGAGTTATGTTAACGTTGAGCGTTCAATTTATGGCGTTTATCAATTAAACCAGCAAT
This Shewanella aestuarii DNA region includes the following protein-coding sequences:
- a CDS encoding EAL domain-containing protein; protein product: MKNNLLNNLIEYIPVGIVVHGSQSEILFSNKMASDILGLSRAQMQGKDALDPAWHFAHPDGYTLAVDDYPVNRVFKSKEGLWGMILKVYRPISHDSAWVLCNAFPSFDECGEISEVITCFIDITSVKNAENALKSSEERLNLILQGTNDAAWDWDICQHNVYLSSRWWQMIGREPNELEATEDLLFKLLHPDDLKKIMNRVAELMLPFGPSSFEAEFRLQTKSGDYLPVLSRGVVLRDSDGTALRFSGANMDLTERKESEDRIYRLAFHDVLTGLANRTFLMEHLKSVLARYGNSKQFGALLLIDLDNFKIINDTKGHDVGDELLKLVSKRLLTAARDCDFVARLGGDEFVVVLDYLTSEKHSASHMAESIGKKIIELLSKPFVFADQTLLTTPSIGITMFGQRNKQQDELLKQADLAMYHAKENGKNTLSLFEPAMQFKVEKRVELAKDLRDGLVNDEFILFCQPQMDALGKLCGGEVLIRWQHPVLGLVMPNEFIPLAEQTDLIIPIGEWVLRRTCEILCEWEQNSALKHLTLSVNVSVNQVLASNFVERVLTIIDDNGANPSLIILELTESLLAEHVEDIIFKMNELNKRGVRFSIDDFGTGYSSLNYLKRFPLTELKIDQSFVRDIPSDKNDAVITEIIITLAQKLGLRVLAEGVETEEQLQFLLDHDCQYFQGYLFGKPSPIELFAGIAEANSAKLLYSFGKR
- a CDS encoding alpha-amylase family glycosyl hydrolase — encoded protein: MKSFTIILLVLGLCACTNISKKTKATNISSNYVPQEYVKLTHPQWSRNASLYQINTRQFTPEGTFKAAEHQLPRLKELGVDILWLMPIHPIGEENRKGSLGSPYSVKDYYGVNPEFGTLEDLKSFVNAAHELGMYVILDWVANHSAWDNELRYKHPNWYTKNSQGNFQPTPWWDWSDIIDFDYNVPEMREYMTDAMKYWVKEANIDGYRCDVAGFVPIDFWENVRAELDAIKPVFMLAEWEMRDLHAQAFDATYAWSWQEAIHDILSGHADLNRLFIYYSWNEGAYPKNSYRMTYVSNHDANSWEGTVFERYGSEEKVATAIVLSIVGEGMPLIYNGLEAGNSKRLEFFEKDPIEWKEHKFKPLIQKLLALQKQNSALWHGKYGATMERIYNTNPTEVFSFIRENTKDKVFVVINFSDKDHDIQFMGPQTAGVYTELFSKQKATLTEDTSLKLAPWEYRVYVQ